The Nitrospira sp. genome contains a region encoding:
- the pilQ gene encoding type IV pilus secretin PilQ: MKHAQVGVHPLLSVTVMAGVLGLAGYVQAAAPGETTGLTGFTQATDQSAALSVESAAPVPERAVGAAPAATMLTKVEAKPDGSRMALILSGNGVFTHTVKMIGDRRMVVDMPHIHSDGHQSQLMVGHALLSKVRFGYHADKVRLVLDLTQSVEHTIDSTDGRLVLTLEPKAVASVAETKTVDGGALAQVEASAEQTGSLEPKQPTSHPTLVTHKSPKALFRIQPIQLTAESVQKEDRKPESNEVVNGASRFVGRRISLDFQQADISNVLRLIAEVSGFNIVVGEGVKSKVTMKLANVPWDQALEMLLKMNALGMIRQGNIVWVDTLQNIAKQQDEEARAKDSKAKAEPIVTRVFYIRNLNATEVQTSLRQNLSPRGTMTVSAASNALIISDTESKLEVLRQLLDGVDLEVPQVQIEARIVQADTTYTRSLGVQWGIQNVNQLGSSSGTSAFKTGTTGAFGAQVSDFLINLPANPGLPSVPGAGFSIGKTDGAMLDVRLSAGELLGLTKVIAAPKITTLDKRDAKIAQGESIPFQTTSLQGTQTTFVDANLELNVTPQITSRDPKEIGKQILMKVRATRNAVGARSNPAGPSIDRREATTQVLVRDGETMVIGGVFVDTQSNNVAGIPYLSRIPVLGWLFKNKTENVSKQELLIFLTPTIVRSTT, encoded by the coding sequence ATGAAACATGCACAGGTTGGTGTACATCCGCTGCTGAGTGTCACTGTGATGGCCGGAGTGTTGGGGCTTGCCGGATATGTGCAAGCCGCGGCGCCGGGCGAGACGACCGGACTGACCGGATTCACGCAGGCCACTGACCAGAGTGCGGCCCTGTCCGTGGAGAGCGCCGCACCCGTCCCCGAGCGTGCAGTTGGCGCCGCCCCGGCTGCGACGATGCTGACAAAGGTGGAAGCGAAGCCTGATGGGAGCCGGATGGCGTTGATTCTCAGCGGGAACGGCGTCTTTACGCATACGGTGAAGATGATCGGGGATCGCCGGATGGTCGTCGATATGCCGCACATTCATTCGGATGGCCACCAGTCACAGCTGATGGTCGGTCATGCCTTGTTGTCGAAAGTCCGATTCGGGTATCACGCGGACAAGGTGCGGTTAGTGCTGGATTTAACGCAGTCCGTCGAACATACCATCGATTCAACCGACGGCCGCCTGGTCCTGACTCTGGAGCCGAAGGCGGTGGCGTCCGTTGCTGAAACGAAAACCGTGGACGGTGGCGCCTTGGCCCAGGTTGAAGCGTCGGCGGAACAGACGGGTTCGCTGGAGCCGAAGCAGCCGACGTCCCACCCCACGTTAGTGACGCATAAATCACCGAAAGCCCTGTTTCGTATCCAGCCGATCCAGTTGACGGCGGAGTCGGTTCAGAAAGAAGACCGGAAGCCTGAGAGTAATGAGGTGGTGAACGGCGCATCCCGATTCGTCGGCCGGCGTATCTCCCTCGATTTTCAGCAAGCCGATATCAGCAATGTGTTGCGGTTGATTGCGGAGGTCAGCGGCTTCAACATTGTGGTCGGGGAGGGTGTCAAAAGCAAAGTCACGATGAAGCTGGCGAATGTACCGTGGGATCAGGCCCTCGAGATGCTGCTGAAAATGAATGCGTTGGGGATGATCCGACAGGGCAACATTGTGTGGGTGGATACTCTGCAGAATATCGCCAAGCAACAGGATGAAGAGGCGCGGGCGAAGGACTCGAAGGCGAAGGCCGAGCCGATCGTCACTCGGGTATTCTATATCCGGAATCTCAACGCCACGGAAGTGCAGACGTCGTTACGACAGAACCTGAGTCCGCGCGGGACCATGACGGTCAGCGCCGCGAGCAATGCCCTCATCATCAGCGACACGGAATCCAAGCTGGAAGTTTTGCGGCAGTTGTTGGACGGCGTGGATCTCGAAGTGCCGCAAGTGCAGATTGAGGCCCGCATCGTTCAAGCCGACACGACCTATACCCGCTCGCTCGGTGTGCAGTGGGGCATTCAGAACGTCAACCAGCTGGGAAGCTCCAGCGGAACGTCTGCCTTCAAAACCGGAACCACCGGGGCATTCGGCGCCCAAGTCTCGGACTTCCTGATCAACTTGCCGGCTAACCCAGGACTGCCATCGGTGCCGGGTGCCGGGTTCTCGATCGGGAAAACCGACGGAGCGATGTTGGATGTGCGGTTGTCAGCCGGTGAATTGCTGGGATTGACCAAAGTGATTGCGGCGCCGAAGATCACGACGCTGGACAAACGGGATGCCAAGATTGCCCAAGGTGAATCCATCCCGTTCCAGACCACATCGTTGCAGGGAACGCAGACGACCTTCGTGGATGCAAACCTGGAGCTGAACGTGACGCCGCAAATTACGTCTCGCGACCCGAAAGAGATCGGTAAGCAGATTCTTATGAAGGTGCGGGCAACTCGAAACGCCGTTGGTGCCCGGAGCAACCCGGCCGGTCCGAGCATCGATCGTCGTGAAGCGACGACCCAGGTGCTGGTGCGTGACGGGGAAACCATGGTCATCGGCGGTGTCTTCGTCGATACTCAGTCGAACAACGTGGCTGGAATTCCCTACCTGTCACGTATCCCGGTCCTGGGCTGGTTGTTCAAGAACAAGACCGAGAACGTCTCCAAGCAAGAGTTGCTGATCTTCCTCACGCCGACGATCGTGCGCTCGACAACTTGA
- a CDS encoding 3-dehydroquinate synthase, with protein MIRSSTDRPSHSIHVELGARSYAIVIRRGLLQEIGEELKRLKCAGKVGVVTDRNLAKHYLTQVTRRLKAAGFTVVPVVLPPGERTKTLRSIGTVMDALVNARFERSSTLLALGGGVIGDITGFAAAIYQRGIPFVQVPTSLVAQVDSSVGGKTGVDHPKGKNLIGAFNQPRAVFIDPAMLATLPPREWVAGLAEVIKYGVIADAAFFEYLEQNMESIQKLTDAAVAHIVKRSCEIKAEVVSEDEREADRRRILNFGHTIGHALESLGGYRGFIHGEAVAVGMVYEADLARHLGYCGAEVVARLRALVKAAGLPDRLPKVAFNALWGAMQQDKKVSAGTIFCVVPEQIGAVRIIPLEKDKTRAWFQDVRTREAAEMKRARPGGRAR; from the coding sequence ATGATACGTTCTTCGACTGATAGGCCGTCCCACTCCATTCACGTCGAACTCGGTGCGCGAAGTTACGCCATCGTCATTCGCCGCGGTCTTCTCCAGGAGATCGGGGAGGAGCTGAAGCGCCTCAAATGCGCGGGCAAGGTGGGGGTCGTGACCGATCGCAATCTTGCCAAGCACTATCTCACGCAGGTGACTCGCAGGCTGAAGGCCGCCGGGTTTACGGTCGTTCCCGTCGTGCTGCCTCCCGGGGAGCGGACAAAAACCCTTCGCTCCATCGGGACGGTCATGGATGCCCTCGTGAATGCCAGATTTGAGCGTTCCTCGACGTTGCTGGCCTTGGGTGGGGGTGTCATCGGCGACATCACGGGATTTGCCGCCGCAATCTATCAGCGTGGCATCCCGTTCGTGCAAGTGCCGACGAGTCTGGTGGCCCAGGTCGATTCAAGTGTCGGCGGGAAGACGGGTGTCGATCACCCCAAGGGGAAGAATTTGATCGGGGCCTTCAACCAGCCGCGCGCGGTGTTCATCGATCCTGCGATGCTGGCGACTCTGCCGCCGCGCGAGTGGGTGGCTGGTCTGGCTGAGGTCATCAAATATGGTGTGATTGCGGACGCGGCCTTCTTTGAGTATCTGGAACAGAACATGGAATCGATCCAGAAATTGACGGACGCCGCCGTTGCGCACATCGTGAAGCGGTCCTGTGAGATCAAGGCAGAGGTGGTGTCCGAGGATGAGCGTGAGGCAGACCGGCGCCGCATTTTGAACTTCGGCCATACGATCGGGCATGCGTTGGAATCCCTCGGCGGGTATCGGGGCTTCATCCATGGGGAGGCCGTTGCAGTCGGGATGGTCTATGAGGCCGACCTGGCCAGACACCTCGGCTATTGTGGAGCAGAGGTGGTCGCTCGATTGCGCGCACTGGTGAAGGCTGCGGGTTTGCCGGACCGGTTGCCGAAGGTCGCGTTCAATGCATTGTGGGGTGCCATGCAGCAGGACAAGAAAGTGTCTGCCGGAACGATTTTTTGTGTGGTGCCGGAGCAGATCGGGGCTGTGCGCATCATCCCGCTGGAAAAGGACAAGACGCGCGCCTGGTTTCAGGATGTCCGCACTCGAGAAGCCGCCGAAATGAAGCGTGCACGGCCTGGTGGACGGGCCCGTTAG
- a CDS encoding GAF and ANTAR domain-containing protein encodes MATKRTLTQVEQALREKTREVDVLHRISESISNTLDLEAVLRHIVDMVVEVTKADACLLYLLSDNRDELILRASKNPHPKLIGRITIGMGEGITGWVARERTRVVIPNSASDDTRFKFFHNLPEDRYQAFVSVPITTKQEVVGVINVQHKRSRRYRPDELALLSTIATQVGGAIENARLYDQMTRKALQLDTLSQVSETVSSNRLIEDVLQLIVTMTAQMMGSKICSIILLDQPTGELRIAATQSLSEQYRRKPNVKIGQSISGRAVQDRRPIIVPDVTKEGTYMYPDMAAKEGLCSLLCVPMLVREKAIGVINTYTSKPHTFTAEEVKLMQAIANQAAISIEHTTLLEKSFEMQEALQVRKLLDRAKGYLMRSKRLSEEDAFKLIQRQSMDLRKSMREIAEAILLAGEIEERADKGRG; translated from the coding sequence ATGGCGACCAAACGAACGCTGACTCAAGTCGAGCAAGCCTTGCGTGAAAAAACGCGTGAGGTGGATGTCCTCCATCGCATCAGCGAGTCGATCAGCAACACGCTCGACTTGGAGGCCGTGCTCCGGCATATCGTGGATATGGTCGTGGAAGTGACCAAGGCCGACGCCTGCTTGCTGTATTTGTTGTCGGATAACAGAGACGAGCTGATCCTGCGGGCCTCCAAGAATCCGCATCCGAAGCTGATCGGGCGGATCACCATCGGCATGGGCGAGGGCATCACCGGATGGGTGGCGCGAGAGCGGACGCGTGTCGTCATTCCCAACAGCGCCAGCGATGACACACGGTTTAAGTTCTTTCACAACCTCCCTGAAGACCGCTACCAGGCGTTCGTCTCGGTTCCGATTACGACCAAGCAGGAAGTCGTCGGCGTCATCAATGTGCAGCACAAACGGTCGCGCCGCTACCGGCCCGACGAACTCGCGTTGCTCTCGACCATTGCTACGCAGGTCGGAGGGGCCATTGAGAACGCCCGCCTCTACGATCAGATGACGCGGAAGGCACTGCAACTGGATACGCTGTCCCAGGTTTCTGAGACCGTGTCCTCGAATCGATTGATCGAGGACGTACTGCAGTTGATTGTGACGATGACGGCTCAAATGATGGGATCGAAGATTTGCTCCATCATTCTTTTGGATCAGCCGACCGGTGAACTTCGGATCGCCGCCACGCAAAGTCTAAGCGAGCAGTACAGACGCAAGCCCAACGTGAAGATCGGGCAAAGCATCAGCGGGCGTGCCGTTCAGGATCGCCGGCCGATCATCGTACCGGATGTCACCAAAGAAGGCACCTATATGTATCCGGACATGGCTGCGAAGGAGGGCCTCTGCTCGCTCCTGTGCGTCCCGATGCTGGTGCGGGAAAAGGCCATCGGCGTGATCAATACGTATACGTCCAAGCCGCATACCTTCACGGCGGAGGAAGTCAAACTGATGCAGGCGATTGCCAATCAGGCCGCGATTTCCATTGAGCACACCACGTTGCTTGAGAAATCGTTTGAAATGCAGGAAGCCTTGCAAGTCCGCAAGTTGCTCGACCGGGCCAAGGGATATCTCATGCGGTCGAAGCGGCTGTCGGAAGAAGACGCGTTTAAATTGATTCAACGCCAGAGTATGGATCTTCGCAAATCCATGCGAGAGATCGCAGAAGCCATTCTTCTGGCGGGGGAAATCGAAGAACGAGCCGATAAGGGCAGGGGTTGA
- a CDS encoding NAD+ synthase, whose amino-acid sequence MRPLRVAMAQINPTVGDIAGNTRLIQTWIKEARRAKADLVAFPELAITGYPPEDLLFKSRFIEDTQRALKAVAAEARGLVVVVGYVGQGATAVSASEAPSFPLAGRHELYNEAAVLSDRRILATYRKRHLPNYGVFDESRYFHPGSRLPLLVLNGATIGVNICEDIWFSDGPTRLQALAGAEVIVNINASPFHVGKGRMREQVLATRARENRVIVTYTNTVGGQDELVFDGCSMIVDQAGEIVGRGKAFEQDLIVADLDVAAVGRARLGQGGKKPLPPRVAALIDRVDVRLPARKSQSVVVPDLEPPLGRLDEAYRALVLGVQDYVRKNGFKRVVIGLSGGVDSAITAVIAVDALGAENVLGVFMPSPYTSRASREDVADMARRLHIQVDTLSITATFKSYLRALGRSFKGQRPDTTEENLQARIRGNLLMAYSNKFGHLVLTTGNKSEMSVGYATLYGDMAGGFAVIKDVPKTMVYELSHMRNLVGPVPVIPKRVLERAPTAELRPDQKDEDSLPPYAILDPILKAYVEEDRALEDITAMGFDRETVARVIALVDRSEYKRRQAPLGIKITHRAFGKDRRMPITNGYR is encoded by the coding sequence ATGCGTCCGCTCCGAGTTGCCATGGCCCAGATCAATCCGACCGTCGGGGATATTGCCGGCAACACGCGCTTGATCCAGACGTGGATCAAGGAAGCGCGGCGGGCTAAGGCCGATCTCGTGGCCTTCCCGGAACTGGCTATCACCGGCTATCCGCCGGAGGATTTGTTGTTCAAGTCTCGCTTTATCGAGGACACGCAACGTGCCTTGAAGGCGGTCGCGGCCGAAGCGCGCGGGTTGGTCGTGGTCGTCGGGTATGTCGGCCAGGGGGCGACGGCTGTTTCGGCCTCGGAGGCTCCTTCATTCCCGCTGGCCGGTCGGCATGAGTTGTACAACGAGGCGGCGGTGTTGTCCGATCGGCGGATTCTGGCCACCTACCGGAAACGGCATCTGCCGAACTACGGGGTGTTCGACGAGAGCCGGTACTTTCACCCAGGCTCTCGCCTGCCGCTCCTGGTCCTGAACGGCGCGACGATCGGGGTCAATATTTGCGAAGACATCTGGTTTTCGGACGGGCCCACGCGGCTGCAGGCCTTGGCCGGTGCCGAGGTCATCGTCAATATCAACGCATCCCCGTTCCATGTCGGGAAGGGCCGGATGCGCGAACAGGTGCTGGCGACCAGGGCCCGTGAAAATCGCGTGATCGTGACGTACACCAACACGGTCGGCGGGCAGGACGAACTGGTGTTCGACGGCTGCAGCATGATTGTGGACCAGGCGGGCGAGATCGTGGGGCGGGGGAAGGCGTTTGAGCAGGATCTCATCGTGGCGGATCTCGATGTCGCGGCCGTCGGGCGGGCGCGACTGGGTCAGGGAGGCAAGAAACCCCTGCCGCCGCGTGTGGCGGCCCTCATTGATCGGGTCGATGTGCGCCTGCCTGCGAGAAAGTCGCAGTCGGTCGTGGTGCCGGATCTGGAGCCTCCGCTGGGTCGTCTCGACGAAGCCTATCGCGCCTTGGTCCTCGGGGTGCAGGACTATGTCCGCAAGAACGGGTTCAAGCGCGTCGTCATCGGATTGAGCGGAGGGGTGGACTCGGCCATCACCGCAGTCATCGCGGTAGACGCCTTGGGCGCGGAGAATGTGCTCGGGGTGTTCATGCCGTCGCCTTACACGTCCCGAGCCAGCCGCGAAGATGTCGCCGACATGGCCCGCCGGCTGCATATTCAGGTCGATACCCTGTCCATTACGGCGACGTTCAAGAGTTACCTGCGCGCCCTCGGCCGATCCTTCAAGGGCCAGCGCCCGGACACGACTGAAGAGAATTTGCAGGCACGGATCAGGGGCAATCTGCTGATGGCCTATTCGAACAAGTTCGGCCATCTGGTGCTGACCACCGGAAATAAAAGCGAGATGAGCGTCGGATACGCGACGCTGTACGGCGATATGGCCGGAGGGTTTGCGGTGATCAAGGATGTGCCGAAGACCATGGTGTATGAGTTGTCGCACATGCGCAACCTGGTCGGGCCGGTTCCGGTCATCCCGAAACGTGTGCTCGAGCGGGCTCCGACCGCGGAGTTACGGCCCGATCAAAAGGACGAAGACAGTTTGCCGCCCTATGCCATCCTCGATCCGATTCTCAAGGCCTACGTCGAGGAGGACCGTGCGTTGGAAGACATTACAGCGATGGGGTTCGATCGGGAGACGGTCGCGCGGGTGATCGCGTTGGTGGACCGGAGTGAGTACAAGCGGCGACAGGCGCCGCTGGGAATCAAGATTACGCATCGAGCGTTCGGGAAGGATCGGCGGATGCCGATCACCAACGGGTATCGGTAG